The Synechococcus sp. RS9916 DNA segment TTCCTTGGCGGATCAGTTGCTCGAGCAGGCCTTAGAGACGGGCCGCCGTCGGGCGAAGGCCACGGCGCGTGCCTTGGGGTTGCGTCGTGTTGATCTGCTGCGTATCGATCAACGCAGTGGGGGGTATCAGCCGATCGCAATGGCTGCACAGATGGGAGCCCGCAGTTTCAAGCCTGGTGAGGCGCCGAAGCCAAGCCAGTCGGTGCGCCTCGACTTGGATTATTGCTTGAACTAATCAGCCTGAACTGATCAGGGAGTGGACTGCCCGCGCTGCCATTCTTTCCAGGCCAGGCGTGGTGCGGTCCAAAGCGTCACCAGCACCAGTGGGGTCACGGGTACAGCGGCAATCACGATGAACGCTTGCAGCGCATTGATGGATGTTGGATCGGTGAGGCTGGTGCCGATGCGCAACAACACCAAGGTGAGTGTCCCGATCATCAAGGCCCAGAACAGCCGGAGGGGTGCAGGCGGCTCGTTTCTGCTGCTGACAACCATCGCGGCGGCGTAGCTCATGGAGTCGGCGCTGGTGCACATAAACAGGACCACCAGAACCAATCCGATTGGAATCAGAAGCCAAGACAGGGGCAGACCACCAAGGATGGTGAGCAATGTGGACGCTGCGGCATTGATCCCGTCGGTCTCTAAGGCACCAGTGATGTCTGCTCCGTTCAGATCGAGATACATGCCGGTGCCACCAACCAGGGTGAACCAGAGGTTGGTAACCAGTGGGCAGAGGATGGCGACCGCCAGCACCAGTTCCCTGATGCTCCGACCGCGACTCACCCCTGCAGTGAAAAGACCCATCAAGGGGGCATAGCCCAAAAACCAGCCCCAGTAGAAGACGGTCCACCAATCGAGCCAGATACCTGTCTCCTTCGTGCGAGGTAACAGGGCCATTTGGGGTAGGTGGGTGATGTAGGTGACAAGACCACCGAAGAAATGCTGGATCAACCAAATCCCTGGTCCGAGTAGTAAGAGACCAGCGGCCAGGGCAATGGTCAGCCAGACGTTGAGTTCAGACAGCCATTTGATTCCTTTTTGAATTCCACTGACTGTGGATATGGCAAACACAGTCGTTAGCAGTACGACAACGAGGGATTGAAGTCCCGCGCTGTTGGTCATCCCAGGTAGTTGTCCTGCAGCATCACTGAGTTGGAGGGAGAGGAATCCCAATGGACCAACTGTTCCTGCGATTGCGGCAACAACTGAAAGCCCGTCTGCAATGTCGCCGATGGGTCCATCCACCCAGCTGTGGGGCAGCACATTGACAAGAAGGGTTCGAGGGCGAAGTGGCTCACCCTTCTTTTCCAAGATTGAGAACGTGATGGTGGTCGTTGTGGCGACAAGGGCCCAGGCCAGAAATCCCCAGTGCAAAAAACTCACGGCGAGAGCTGGATCCACCGCCGCCGCTGTTTTTCCTTTCACACCCATCACTTCAAAGACAGGTGACGGTTCGATGAAGTGAAAAAGCGGTTCTGCCGCTGACCAAAACACACCACCGCCGGCGAGCAGAGTGCAGATCAAGACCGCACACCAATCGAACATTTTCAGGCTCGGTTTGGCGTCGTTGCCGCCAAGTCGCACTTTGCCGACGGGACTTAAGGCGATCACAATCGCAACCACGAAGAGCAGCGCCACCATCCACTGCCAAATTCCGCCGAGAAGGCTTCCGATGATGGCTTTCCCTTCGCTGGTGAAGTCTTTGGCCAGATTGAGATCAATGGCGGCTAAAACAAGGAAGGCCAGCAGTGGTCCAGCACCGACCCAAAGCGGTGGTTGCTTCCACCAAGGACGAGGATTGGAAGGGGATCCGGACATAACGTCTTTTCTGACAGCAGTTTTTTGATTTCAGGCACGCACTGCTGGACGCTTGTGGCTCCAGCAGCTCAGATTGACGCCTGGCTGTTCACCACAGGCCAGACGGGCCAGAGAGTCTCCGATCAGCGGAGCAAATTTGAAGGATTGCCCTGACCCGCCACAAAACAGGCTCAACTGCGGTGTGATCCGATCGAGCACGAAGTTCACATCGCTGGTCATCGAGTAAGGACTGATGACGGTCTCAACCCGTTCTTGAACGCCTTCGAGTTCGTTGAAGAGGAAGGTGTCGAGCAGTTCCACCAAGCGAGCCGGTGGTTCGCTAACCATGGCGTTGGGCTCAGCAACCCGCAGGTCTTTGGGAGCCCAGTCGATCCCGCATTTGATGCGGGGGCGACCATCGCTGGTGGTGCTTAAGACGGGGAAGCCGTAGTAGAGCCCGCCGTCATCGCCTCGTTCTTGCTGGAAGCAGAACCACTGGGGATAGCGATCCGCCAGGGCTGGATCGACGGTGTAGTGGGCCCAAAGCATGGGCCATACCTCCAGTTTTGGTGCGAGGCCCAGGGGGGCAAGCAGCAGCTGACTCCAGATCCCGCAGGCCACCACCAGTTGATCAGCGGCGATGTGATGCCCGTTCTCGAGGGTGACGCCCCCACCATCCGCATCCAGTTGTTGAACGCTGGTGTGCTCAATCAGCTGGTGTCCTGCGTTGCGGGCAGAACGGATCCAGTGGGCCACCACCTTGTCGCTGCGCACCGCTCCGGCGGTGGGTTCGAACAGGCCGGTGAAGTCAGCCTTGGGTTTGAGGGGGAAACGGTCTGCGATCTGCTCGGCATTCAGCGCTTCGTAGGGAATGCCTTGGTCGTCCATCACACGCCGGGCGCCTGGAATCGACCCTTCGATCGTTTCTTCATCCCAGCTTTCGCCGTAGAAGAGCAACCCATGGGTCTCGCGCAGCTGTTCCCCGGCCTGGCTTTCTTCCTCCCGCCAAAGGCGATTCGCCTCCTGGGCAAGACGGCACAACACGGGATCGGAATACATTTCCCGGAACATCCGGGTCTCTCCGTAGCTGCTGGCCCCGGCGTGGGCCAGGGTGCGTGCTTCCAGCAACACCACATCGGAAACGCCGCGTTTGGCCAGGGCCGCTGCGCAGCTGAGGCCTGCCATGCCTCCGCCCACGATCACGACGCGGGCATGGGTGGGGAGTGATGAAGAAGTCATGACGCGTCGTTGAAGCTCAGGCCAATGGGGTCCGTTCCGCTATCTGCGGCAACACTGTCGAGGGCATCGCCCACGGAGACGCCTTCGTGGCGTTGCGTGAGGTACTCGTTGGCTCTGCTGCGGACTTCCTTGCGCACGAAGGCGTACACGTCATCGGCTTGCGCGGTGCGCCAGGCATCGGGCGAGAAGCGTTCAATCGAGTCAGCGATCACCGCTCCCGCATTGACCAACGGGTCGGGGAGTACAGGAATGTTCCGGGCTCGCAGCGTTTCAGCCAACTGCGGGTCTTGGAAGGGGGCGTTCGCGGCTGGCACCACGGCTTTGGTGCGCAGGGCCTTCGTCATCGAGGCATCCAGCAATCCAGAGATCGAACAGGGCAGCAGCAAGTCCACATCCACCTCCCACCACGGGCAGTCCTCCGGCAGCGGTGTTGCCCCTTTGAAGCCAGCCCGTTCACGGCTGAGGTCAACGGTGAAGACGGTCCAACCGTGATCCGCCAATGTGCGCGCCACGGTGCCTCCCACGGCACCGCAGCCGTGCACCAAGGCGCGGCCAGGCTCGGCATCAGCCAGGTCATGGCCCAGCACAGCTTCCACAGCGCCCAGGGTGCCGTGGGCTGTTGCGGCACTGGCATCGACCGGACTGCCCACTGCTGCCAGCACGTGGGGAGTTAACGCCGTAAGGCGTTCCATGTCTTCGAGGCTGGTGTTCAGATCACAGCCGGTGATCATGGCCCCATCAAGGGACTCCAGCAGTTCGGCGGTGACGCTGATCAGCTCGTCTTTGACGGCTTCTGGATCTGCCGCGCGGGCCACGATTTTGCCGCCGGCAAACCCGGTGCCGTAGAGGTCATGTTTGTGGGTCATCAACCCAGCCAGACGCTGACCATCGGCAATGCAGGCTGCATCGCTTGGGTAGTTGAGCAACCGCAGGCCGCCGTTGGCCGGCCGTTTGGCGTCGGTGTCTTCTCCGACGACGAACACGGACAAGTGTTCGGAGACGTGCTCAGCCAGCACCGACACCGCCGGCGTGGAGGCGTGTGTTGATGTCATCAGGCGACCCGTTCCATCATCTGGTGGTGTTCGACGTAATCGAGACTCCACTCACTGGGCGCATCGGCGATGCGTTGTTCGAGCCGTTGGTAGACCGTGTCCGCAGCCTGGTCTCCGGCGGAACTGGCGAAGCTGTGGCGGCTCCAGCTGCGGATGGTGGCCATCAGCCCCGCTGCGAACGTGGCTGTATTGCCGTCCTCATCCCAGCGACGGCGATAGGGACACTTCACATACACCGTGCGTTCATCGACCAGTCGCAGGCCGTTGCGATAGGCCGGCGAATCGCTGTCCTTCAGCGGCGCCATGAACTCTGACGGCGACTTGTAGAAGTTATTCACCGTGCCGTTGCGGTATTGCTCCTCGCTGATCAGCCCCTCATCGGCCATGCCGCGCCAAATCTGGTGCAGCTGGTCGTGCACGTTGCGGGTTTCACCGCCGTTGTGACCGAGGTAAAGGCCCTGTTCATCCCGTGACAGATTCACAGTGAGCAGGCGTCCGCCCACCTGCAGCTCGCGGCTGCGCAGCTCAAGGATGTGATTCCAGTCCTTCATGGCCTGCGCGGTGAAGCGCTCCAGCGCCTCTGCGTCGTTGGAGGCCAACACGTGGGTGTGCGTGTTGAGCGGCCCAGGTGAGGCACTCAGCCAGTGCATGGCCGTGGCGGAAAAGCCAAAACTGACCGTGCCAGGAGCCACCGATGGCTCATAGAAGCTGCGGGCACTCACCAGAACCGTCGGTTTCGGCGCTCGAGGGATCTGCAGGGCCAGGTTCTCCGCCAGGGCGACGTTGTCGTTGCTCGGCAGGTCATTGCCGATCAGCGTCAGATGGGCATCGGGCTGATTGGCATGCAGGCGGTCCAGCACCTGATGCCAGAGCCCAACGGCAGTACCGCCGTCGGCGGCGCCGTAATCAATCAACACGTGGCTGCTTTGGGCAGCCAGGTTGTCCACACAAGTCAAGGCCCAGTCGGAGGCGGCTTCAATGCAGAGCAGAGCGCCTTCGGTCTGTGCGCTGTAACCCGTGGTCATGGCGATGGCCATAGACCTCGTCAGCGTCTGAAGGCACCGTACAGCTCACTCCTCTGCTTGGCAGGGGATTGCAGTTTCTGTTGTGAATTAAGACCCCGCGAGCAACTGGTGCAGCTGCGGCTCCAGCAACGTGAAGGCGCGGCCGCGGTGGCCATGGGATTTTTTGCGTTCCCGGTCCATCTCGGCGAAGGTTTGCCCTGTGCCAAGCACTTCGAAAATCGGGTCGTAGCCGAAGCCCTCAGCTCCCCGTGGCGTTGTGGTGATCACGCCATCGCAGCGTCCTTCCACTTCCACCAGCACGGAGCCATCAGGAGCGGCGATGCAGAGAGCTGCGCTGAAGTAAGCGCTGCGGTTGTCGGTGTCCCCCAGTTCCTGGAGCAGACGGGCGATCCGGGCGGGATCGCTTTCGGCGTAGCGGGCGGAAAACACACCGGGTGCCCCGTCCAGGGCGTCCACACTCAGTCCGGAATCGTCGGCCAGGGCCCAGTGGCCCGTGGCTGCAGCCACGGCCCTTGCCTTGATGCGAGCGTTCTCCGCGAAGGTCAGGCCGGTCTCCTCCACCTCCATGCCCTCAGGTTGAGGTTTCATCGTGAGCGGCAGATGCTCAAGCAGACCCGCAAATTCGCGGATCTTGCCGGCGTTGCCGCTGGCGATCACCAGAGTGCGTGCGCTCATCGGGTTACAGGGTCAGGGGGGATGCGGTTGCTGTTCAGATCGACGTGGCGAGGGCTTGGGCCCAGCTCAGCACTTCAGCGACCCGCTCGGCGTTGGGTGCTTCGCAGTAGAGGCGCAGCAAGGGCTCGGTGCCTGAGAAACGCAGCATCAACCAGTGGCTCGGGCCGAGCCGCAGCTTCACGCCATCGGTGGTGATCACCTCTTGCACCACACTCCCGGCGATCTCCCTCGGGGGTTGCTGGGCCAGCAGTTGTTCCAGCCGGTGGCGCGTGGCCATGTCGGGCAAGCGCAGGTCGACCCGGTCGTAATGGCTGCTTCCCCCGCAACGCTGTTGCAAGGCACTGACTCTGGCGCCCAGGGGTTGGCCGCCCTCGACCAAGGCCTCCAGCACCAGGAGAGCAGCAAACAGGGCATCCCGCTCAGGCAGGTGCATGCCAAACCCGACGCCGCCGGACTCCTCTCCGCCAATCAGCACCTCGCCTTCGAGCATTTCGGAGGCGATGTATTTGAAGCCCACCGGCAGCTCGAGCACCTCGCGGCCGAGGTCTTCGGCCACCAGGCGCATCAGATCGGAGCCGCTCACGGTTTTGACCACCGATCCAGGCAGCTGGCGAGCCCTGGCTAAGTGGTCGATCAGCAGTGGCATCAGCTGCTGTGTGCTGCAGAAGGTGCCGCTTTCATCCACCGCTGCGATCCGGTCACCGTCGCCGTCGAAGACCAGCCCGACCGCTGGCTGGCCGGAGGAGCCTGCCGCTTTCACTGCGGTGATCAGCTCTTGGAGGTAAGGCGCCAGGGGCTCCGGTGGATTGCCGCCGAACAGCGGATCGCGATCACTGCGGATCTCTCGCACCGGGCCGGAGATTCCGCCCAGAAGCTCAGCCATGCAGCCGGCAGCGGAGCCATGCATGGGATCCACAATCACTTGCAGTCCCATGGCCTCGAGTCCGCGCCGTAGACCGTCGAGGTCGAGCTTGGACCGGAGTCCGTTGAGGTGCTCCAGGCGGGCATCAAAGCGTTCCGTTTCCCCTTCGATCGGTGGGGTCACACCTGCTGCGGCAAGGCGCTGCTCCACAGCGGCGGTGAAGTCCCCTTCCACCGATCCACCGAATGGTCCTTTGATCTTCAGACCCAGCCATTCCGGAGGGTTATGGCTGGCGGTGATCACCAGGGCGCCGAGTGCTTGCCGTTCCACGACTGCCCAACTGCAGGCGGGGGTAGGCACGGGGGTACTGGCGAGCAGCGGCTGGAGACCACAGCCGCGCACGGCCGCGGCAATCGCCTCCGCCAACTCTGGGGCGAGGAAGCGGCGGTCGTAACCGATCACCACGGTGTTGCTGGTGTTGCCGGCTGCGGCTCGATGGGCCAGCTCCTGTGCAGAAGCGGCGGCGACGGTGAGCAGTCGCTCCACCGTGATGTCAACGCCGAGAATGCCCCGCCAGCCATCGGTGCCGAACTTGATGGCGGTGGCAGCCAGAGGCAGGGGAGCTGAAGCCATGGACTGCAGGCGGAAGGCCGGATGTCAGTTCAGGATCTAGCAGCCGGCCGGCGTACCGTCGGACGATGGGTGACACCCCTTCTGCTGACAAGCCGCTCACGGACCGTCTGCTGCGCAGTTGGGTGCGTTGTCGACGCCGTGCCTGGCTGGATGTGCACGGTGATCCTGATGCTCGGATTTACACCGCCCATCGCACCCTGCAGCTCGATGATCAGCAGCGCAGCTTTGTGGCCCTGCTGCCCCAGAAACCGGCTGCTGGTTTGGCGGGGCTTGCCGATGGGGCGCAAGGCGTCGTGGGTGTGCGCTTGCGTGGCGAGGGGCCTGAGGGCTTGCGCCTCGAAGCGCACCCAGCCTTGTTGCAGCGTGTCAAAGGGCAGAGTCGTTGGGGTGCTTTTGCCTATCGCCCTGTGCTGGCTCGGCAGGGCCGGCGGCTCACCCGTGAACACCGTTTTCCCCTGGCTCTGGCAGGACGGCTGTTGGCCGATTTGCAACAAGCCCCTGTGCCAGAGGCACTGGCTGTGGCGGGTGCTGGGCGCCGTGTGGACAAAGAACGGTTGCCCCTGAATGCGGCACTGGATAAACAGCTGAACGATGCCTTGGGCAAGCTGGCGGGCGATCTGCGCCGCTCCCAGCCCCCTGCCCTGGCGGCTGACCGCCGCAAATGCACGCTCTGCAGCTGGCGAGGGCTGTGCAATGCCGAGGCGGCAGCGGCTGGCCATCTCAGTGAGGTCAGTGGCATTGGTGCGAAGCGCCGCGAAATGCTGCAGGACTTGGGCATCCAGGGCCTGAAGGAGCTGGCTGCTGCTGATCCCACTCGCCTGGCGGGTCAACTTGAACGCTTCGGGGAACAGCACGGCGCCATGGCTGCGCCCCTGGTGGCTCAGGCCCGGGCTCAGAGGGATGGACTCGTGGAGCGTCTGGATCCGGCTTCAGCCTTGCCCGAACTCGAGTCGGCCAAGGGGGTGTTGCTTTACGACATCGAATCGGACCCCGATGCCCGCGATGACTTCCTGCATGGCTTTGTGGTCTTGCCCCGAGCTGTCGATGGCCGTTGGCAGTTGAGTCAGGCCCGCTATCACCCTCTGCTGGTGCTCCAGGAGCACGGCGACTCTGCGTGCTGGCAGCGCTTAAGGCGATTTCTGCGCCACTACCCCGACTGGCCGATTCTTCATTACGGCGAGACCGAGTCGCTGGCCTTGAAACGTATGGCCCAACGGCAGGGGGCCAGTGATCGGGAACGGGCTGCCCTGCAGCGGCGACTGGTGGATGTCCATGCCCGTGTTCGCCGCCATTGGCGCTTGCCGCTGAACAGCTACGGCCTCAAAGCGGTGGCGGCCTGGCTCGGGTTTCAGTGGCGCCAGCGCAGCGTTGATGGGGCGCGGGCCCTGCTTTGGTGGCGGCAGTGGCGAGGGTCCGGGCCTCTGGATCGGGGCCATCACCAAACCCTGCGTTGGATCTTCACTTACAACGAAGACGATGGCCTGGCGACCTGGGCCGTGGCGGCCTGGTTGTTGGCGCAAGACACAACGAAGGGGGGATTGCAGCCCCCGCAGTCCTGACGCACCATCGACGCCTGGGTTGGCGGATGGATTGGGTTAGCTGCAGTCGCGGTAGGCCGGTGGCTGATGCACGTTGACCTCTGTCTCTTGTGGTCCCCAGGTCAGGGTTGGATGGTCGAGACAACCGCGTCGAACCAAGGCCAGGCCTTGCAGGCATTGCCCTGTTTTTTGGCTTGATGTGATCACGCCAGCCCGCTCGCCTGCGACATGGAGCGTGTCTCCGGCTTGCGGGAGAGGGGTGTTGCCGTCCTGTTGCGGGATGGTCCAGCAGCGCAGCTTCTGCTTCACCCCATCGCGGGAGACGAGCTTGGCCACGGTCTCCTGGCCCAAATAGCAGCCTTTCTCCAGACTGACCCAATCGGCAAGGCCCAACTCCAGAGGATTGGTTTCGCCATTCAGTTCCTGGCTGCTCAGGGGCAGTCCATGGCTGATGCGCCATTGCTCCAATTGCTCTGGATCGGCGACAGGCAATGCAGCCCATGGGTCGGGCAGAGGGTGGCTGGCGGGCCACACCACGTCGTCCTGCCATTGCAACGGCTCGGGTGCGGGCTGTAGGCGCTGCACGCGTCGTTGGGGCTCTGCAGCGTTGACTTTCACGCGGTCCGCCGGAAAGATCACCCGGTCAAAGCCTTCCAAGACGGCGTCCGCATCGCCGCAGAGCACCAACACATCGGCTCCTTCGCCATCAAGGCGCACTTCCAGGAGTGCGCGCACGCGGCCTGTCGCTGTGAGCCAGCAGGTGTGAATCAGGCTCTGTTCGGGGGCCTGTTCGATCGCGGCACTGGTTTGACCATGCAGAAATTGGCGCGTTCCTCCACCCGTCAGCCGCAGGAGCGGAAACCTGGCATCCCAGAGCAGCTCATCAACCGCTGCGCTCATGCCGAGAGCTCCTTGGCGCGTGCCGCCACTTCGCTGAGCCTGAACAAACTCACCAACTCCAGGCCGGCGGCATCCATGGCTTCCTGGCCCCCTTCCTCCCGGTCCACGATCGTCACCACCCGTTCGACGCGGTAGCCGGCCTCTTTCAGCTGATTCACGGCCTTGATCGATGAGCCACCGGTGGTGACGACGTCTTCCAGCACCGTGACGCGAGACCCCGTGGGGGGTAGAGGGCCTTCCAGCCAAGCTCCGGTGCCGTGGCCCTTGGCCTGTTTACGCACAATCAGGGCATCCAGATCGCGCCCGGCCTGGGCCGCTGCCATGGCGACACCACTCACCAGGGGATCCGCCCCAAGCGTGAGTCCGCCGACGGCGACGGAATCGGCTTCAACCAACGCCAACATCGCTGGGCTGAGCAGGGCCAGACCACTGCCGCTCAGTGCCACGGGCTTGCAGTTCACGTAGTGATCACTGCTGCGTCCTGAAGCGAGGGTGAAGGTGCCATGGCGATAGCACTCAGTGGCCAGGCGGTTCAACAGGGTGTCGCGACTCATGGTGAGGGCTGGTCTCGCGCGGATCTTCTGCCTAGTTTGCGCTCAGCTGGGTCCCGGGTTGTGTCGCGCCTTCTTCACTCCTCTGTGGTGCTGTCGCTTTTAGCGCTAGGCGGCCTGCCGCTGCAGGCATTCGCCCGCCCGGTGGTTTGCACCACCAGCCTCGAGGCGCCTGGGTCATCGAGCGCTACAGGACCTGTGGAGGTCACCCGCTGTGGTCCGGTGGAGCGCACCGACACCTTGGTTGAAAATCGTTTTTACACCTGGACCGCGCCCTATGCCCGCGGTGTTGATGTGATCCATCAGGTCACTGACCTGCTGGGGATCGCCATGGCTGGTCCTGAGGGGAATCGGTTGATGGGTCTGGGGTTCCCCGACCAGACGATCATTTGGGACGGTTCTGCGGTGGAGAACACCACCAACGCCTTGCTGGAAGAGCAAAGTGCTCCCATCCCTTGGCGCACGGTGGATATTCTCAGTGGTTTTGACAGCAGCCTGGCCAGTGATGGATCGGCGGTGATCGCTCCTGTGGTGGTGGAGACGGAGGTTGAGCAGGTCGAGACCTTTGGTGCCCCGGTGCGCGGCCTGTGGTAAACCCTGTTGCGAAGGGGGTCTAGCAATCTGGTGAATGCAGCGAACTCATAATTCGCCTAAGGCGAGTTCGATCCTCGCGACCCCCATTCACACCGTCTGATGCGCATCCTGCTGCTGCTTGTGTTGCTGGTCCTGCCGGCATTCTTCGCAGCGGTGGAGGTCGCTTTGCTGCGCCTTCGCACCAGCCGCGTGCGCGTTCTGGATGAGCAAGGTGTGCCCGGTGCTGACGCTGTGCATCGTCTGCAGCGGCGAATGCGCCGGGCCTTGTTGATGTCGCAGTTGGGCACCGTCCTCTCGCTGCTGGCTTTGGGGTGGGCTGGCAGTGGTGTGGCCCGGGACTGGTTGCAGACCCATGCATCTGCAGACGGCCTCTGGTGGGACCTCGCCTGGTTTCTGTTGCTCGTGCTGCTCACCACCCTGGTGGCGGGGGTGCTCCCCAGGGCTTGGGTGTTGAGTTCTCCGGAACGGGCGGCGCTCACCCTGGCACCTGTGCTGGAAGCGGTGATGCGGGTGCTGCGCCCCCTTCTGTCGGTCTTGGGTGGTGTGGCATCTCTTCTGCTTCAGCTGCTGGGTTTGCCGGCCCGCTGGGATTCGCTCGGTTCGCCACTCACCGCCGGGGAGCTGGAGACCCTGATTGAGAGCGGTGGCGTCACCGGTCTGCGTCCGGATGAACGCAACATCCTCGAAGGGGTGTTTGCCCTCCGGGACACCCAGGTGCGCGAAGTGATGGTTCCGCGTTCCGGCATGGTCACCTTGCCGGTGGATGTGCGCTTCGCCGAACTGATGGAAGCGGTGCACAGCACCCGCCATGCCCGTTTTCCGGTGATCGGTCAGTCCCTGGATGATGTGCGGGGTGTCCTTGATCTGCGCTTGCTGGCGGAACCGATCGCCCGTGGCCTGCTGGACGAGAGCTCGCCCTTGGAGCCCTATCTGATTCCGGCGGAACGGGTGCTGGAGACCAGCACCTTGGCTGAGCTGCTTGCGCTGATCCGCAACGGTCATCCCCTGTTGCTGGTGGTGGATGAGCACGGTGGGACCGAGGGTTTGGTCACTGCCGCTGATCTCACAGGAGAGATCGTGGGTGAAGAACCGGAGCCGGACTCCGAAATTCCCGATTTGGAAGCGCTTCCGCAAACCCCCGGTAGTTGGCTGGTCGCGGGTGATCTGGAGATCTTTGAACTCAACCGTCAGCTGGGTTTGGAGCTGCCGGAAGCTGCCGAGCACCACACCTTGGCGGGCTTCCTGCTGGAGCGGTTGCAGCACATCCCATCCGAAGGAGAGGCGTTGCGACACCTTGGCCTTCAATTTGAAATTGTGGCGATGGATGGCCCGCGGATTCGCCGGGTGCTTTTGATCACCCCAGAAGAGACATCGGCCGTGCCCGAGGATCACAATCCTGAGATTTCGGACGTCTAGCCGCCGCTTGG contains these protein-coding regions:
- a CDS encoding hemolysin family protein; its protein translation is MRILLLLVLLVLPAFFAAVEVALLRLRTSRVRVLDEQGVPGADAVHRLQRRMRRALLMSQLGTVLSLLALGWAGSGVARDWLQTHASADGLWWDLAWFLLLVLLTTLVAGVLPRAWVLSSPERAALTLAPVLEAVMRVLRPLLSVLGGVASLLLQLLGLPARWDSLGSPLTAGELETLIESGGVTGLRPDERNILEGVFALRDTQVREVMVPRSGMVTLPVDVRFAELMEAVHSTRHARFPVIGQSLDDVRGVLDLRLLAEPIARGLLDESSPLEPYLIPAERVLETSTLAELLALIRNGHPLLLVVDEHGGTEGLVTAADLTGEIVGEEPEPDSEIPDLEALPQTPGSWLVAGDLEIFELNRQLGLELPEAAEHHTLAGFLLERLQHIPSEGEALRHLGLQFEIVAMDGPRIRRVLLITPEETSAVPEDHNPEISDV